Proteins from a genomic interval of Kitasatospora kifunensis:
- a CDS encoding LysM peptidoglycan-binding domain-containing protein, which yields MTFRNENATATTSATKRNRVRLAVLGGAVAVLPVAGLVTATTASAASTSTWDAVAQCESTGNWSINSGNGFYGGLQFTSSTWAAYGGTQYAAQANLATKAQQIAVAEKVLASQGPGAWPVCSVKAGLTAGGAPAAVDTSAPASKPAAAPQNAPQAPAKQAPAPQAPAKQAPAQSAPAQDSKPAAKPNNKPAGKPADKGWKSAKSAGSYTVKGGDTLSDIAAAHGTDWQSLYQKNAQVIGADANLIMPGQVLSF from the coding sequence ATGACTTTCCGTAACGAGAACGCCACTGCCACCACCAGTGCCACCAAGCGCAACCGCGTGCGGCTGGCCGTTCTGGGCGGCGCGGTTGCCGTCCTTCCGGTGGCGGGCCTCGTCACGGCCACCACGGCCTCCGCCGCCTCGACCTCGACCTGGGACGCCGTCGCCCAGTGCGAGAGCACGGGCAACTGGAGCATCAACAGCGGTAACGGCTTCTACGGAGGCCTGCAGTTCACCTCGAGCACCTGGGCCGCCTACGGCGGTACCCAGTACGCCGCGCAGGCCAACCTGGCCACCAAGGCCCAGCAGATCGCCGTGGCCGAGAAGGTCCTGGCCAGCCAGGGCCCCGGCGCCTGGCCCGTCTGCTCGGTGAAGGCCGGCCTGACCGCCGGTGGCGCCCCCGCCGCCGTCGACACCTCGGCCCCGGCCTCGAAGCCCGCCGCCGCGCCGCAGAACGCCCCGCAGGCCCCGGCCAAGCAGGCTCCCGCGCCGCAGGCCCCCGCCAAGCAGGCTCCGGCTCAGTCGGCCCCGGCCCAGGACTCGAAGCCGGCCGCCAAGCCGAACAACAAGCCGGCTGGCAAGCCGGCCGACAAGGGCTGGAAGTCCGCCAAGTCCGCGGGTAGCTACACCGTCAAGGGCGGCGACACCCTGAGCGACATCGCTGCCGCGCACGGCACCGACTGGCAGTCGCTGTACCAGAAGAACGCCCAGGTCATCGGCGCCGACGCCAACCTGATCATGCCTGGCCAGGTGCTGTCCTTCTGA
- the der gene encoding ribosome biogenesis GTPase Der: MSNEHVADGADHGELDPAEYAEFMSLAAEEGFDADDLDLAEHGHVPLPVLAVVGRPNVGKSTLVNRIIGRREAVVEDKPGVTRDRVSYEATWNGRRFKVVDTGGWEIDVLGIDAMVAAQAELGIETADAVLFVVDANVGATDTDEALIKLIRRAGKPTVLCANKVDGQSTEAEAAYLWSLGLGEPYPVSALHGRGSGDLLDAVMAALPEAPPQTFGMAVGGPRRVALIGRPNVGKSSLLNKVAGEERVVVNELAGTTRDPVDELIQLGGKTWKFIDTAGIRRRVHLTSGADFYASLRTSAALDKAEVAVILIDSSEPLAEQDTRIISMAVEAGRAVVVAYNKWDQMDEERRYYLEREIEQDLVQVQWAPRVNVSALTGRHMEKLVPAIETALAGWETRISTARLNAFLGELVAAHPHPIRGGKQPRILFGTQAGTKPPRFVLFASGFLEAGYRRFVERRLREEFGFVGTPISISVRVREKRKRSK, from the coding sequence ATGAGCAACGAGCACGTCGCCGACGGTGCCGACCACGGTGAGCTGGATCCGGCCGAGTACGCCGAGTTCATGAGCCTGGCCGCCGAGGAGGGCTTCGACGCCGATGACCTCGACCTCGCCGAGCACGGGCACGTCCCGCTGCCGGTGCTGGCCGTCGTCGGCCGCCCCAATGTCGGCAAGTCGACCCTGGTCAACCGGATCATCGGCCGCCGTGAGGCGGTCGTCGAGGACAAGCCCGGCGTCACCCGCGACCGGGTGAGCTACGAGGCGACCTGGAACGGCCGGCGCTTCAAGGTGGTCGACACCGGTGGCTGGGAGATCGACGTCCTGGGCATCGACGCCATGGTCGCCGCGCAGGCCGAGCTGGGCATCGAGACCGCCGACGCGGTGCTCTTCGTGGTGGACGCCAACGTCGGCGCCACCGACACGGACGAGGCGCTGATCAAGCTGATCCGCCGGGCCGGCAAGCCGACCGTGCTCTGCGCCAACAAGGTCGACGGTCAGTCGACCGAGGCCGAGGCCGCCTACCTCTGGTCGCTGGGCCTCGGTGAGCCGTACCCCGTCTCCGCGCTGCACGGCCGTGGCTCCGGCGATCTGCTGGACGCCGTGATGGCCGCGCTGCCCGAGGCTCCGCCGCAGACCTTCGGCATGGCCGTCGGCGGTCCGCGTCGGGTCGCGCTGATCGGCCGTCCGAACGTCGGCAAGTCCAGCCTGCTGAACAAGGTGGCCGGCGAGGAGCGGGTCGTCGTCAACGAGCTGGCCGGCACCACCCGCGACCCGGTCGACGAGCTGATCCAGCTGGGCGGCAAGACCTGGAAGTTCATCGACACCGCCGGTATCCGTCGCCGGGTCCACCTGACCTCCGGCGCCGACTTCTACGCCTCGCTGCGCACCTCCGCCGCGCTGGACAAGGCCGAGGTCGCGGTCATCCTGATCGACTCCAGCGAGCCGCTCGCGGAGCAGGACACCCGGATCATCTCGATGGCTGTCGAGGCCGGGCGTGCCGTCGTGGTCGCCTACAACAAGTGGGACCAGATGGACGAGGAGCGCCGCTACTACCTGGAGCGCGAGATCGAGCAGGATCTCGTCCAGGTGCAGTGGGCCCCCCGGGTCAACGTCTCGGCGCTGACCGGCCGGCACATGGAGAAGCTGGTTCCGGCGATCGAGACCGCGCTGGCCGGCTGGGAGACCCGGATCTCGACCGCCAGGCTGAACGCCTTCCTCGGCGAGCTGGTCGCCGCCCACCCGCACCCGATCCGGGGCGGCAAGCAGCCGCGCATCCTGTTCGGGACGCAGGCCGGCACCAAGCCGCCGCGGTTCGTGCTCTTCGCCTCGGGCTTCCTGGAGGCGGGCTACCGGCGCTTCGTGGAGCGGCGGCTGCGTGAGGAGTTCGGCTTCGTCGGGACGCCGATCTCGATCTCGGTGCGGGTCCGGGAGAAGCGCAAGCGCAGCAAGTAG